In Alkalihalobacillus sp. TS-13, the following are encoded in one genomic region:
- a CDS encoding (Fe-S)-binding protein, whose protein sequence is MDTLLIINWLAFLFVTAYGIYLFAYVVKTRYEYIKLGKKAEFDHTMKERFQSILVNVFGQKKLLKDKKSGIIHVMMFYGFIMVQFGAIDMIWKGLKPESHLPFGPLYPAFTLFQEFVTLMILVAVLWAFYRRYIEKLVRLKRGFKAGLVLLFIGGLMLSVLFGNGMEIIWHNLELSWTAPVASAIAFLFGWVGKTGAVVLFYVAWWVHLLILLTFLVYVPQSKHAHLIAGPINVFLGRTHKVGRLAAIDFEDESQETFGVGKVEEFNQKQLVDLYACVECGRCTNVCPATGTGKMLSPMDLIIKIRDHLTEKGAAITSRTPWVPAVAFNNTTGNQLAIAAQGKGSQETAATVEEGSRGFDYTIDLIGDVITEEEIWACTTCRNCEDQCPVMNEHVDKIIDMRRYLVLTEGKMDADGQRAIQNIERQGNPWGLSRKEREDWRDGHEDVHIPTVKEVEKSGGEFEYLFWVSSMGSYDNRSQKIALSLARMMNSAGIKFAILGNKEKNSGDTPRRIGNEFLFQEIATKNIELFKKHDVKKIITIDPHAYNTFKNEYPDFGLEGVEVYHHTELLAEWIREGRLKPTHEVEETITYHDSCYLGRYNEVYEPPRDILKAIPGVKVVEMNRSRQNGMCCGAGGGMMWMEEDAGHRVNVARTEQALEVNPTMIGSGCPYCLTMLSDGTKAKEVEDNVQTLDVVEILEKSVLGDEKQRIAQ, encoded by the coding sequence AACGTTTTCAATCGATTTTAGTGAACGTATTCGGTCAAAAAAAGCTATTGAAGGATAAAAAAAGCGGCATCATCCATGTCATGATGTTCTATGGGTTCATCATGGTGCAGTTCGGTGCCATTGATATGATTTGGAAGGGGCTGAAACCGGAATCGCACCTGCCGTTCGGTCCGTTATATCCAGCATTCACGTTATTCCAGGAGTTTGTGACGCTGATGATCCTTGTAGCGGTGCTTTGGGCATTTTACCGCCGTTATATTGAAAAGCTCGTCCGTTTGAAGCGCGGATTTAAAGCTGGACTAGTCCTATTGTTCATCGGAGGGTTGATGCTTTCCGTCCTTTTCGGAAACGGTATGGAAATCATATGGCATAACCTTGAACTCTCTTGGACAGCACCAGTGGCTAGTGCGATCGCCTTTTTATTCGGATGGGTTGGAAAGACCGGTGCAGTCGTCTTATTCTATGTTGCTTGGTGGGTCCATCTGTTGATTTTGCTCACATTCTTAGTCTACGTACCACAATCGAAGCATGCTCATTTAATCGCAGGACCGATCAACGTATTCCTTGGTCGTACACATAAGGTGGGAAGACTGGCAGCGATTGACTTTGAAGATGAATCACAAGAAACATTCGGTGTCGGTAAGGTTGAGGAATTCAACCAGAAACAGCTCGTCGACTTGTATGCATGTGTCGAATGTGGACGCTGTACAAACGTCTGTCCTGCGACGGGTACCGGAAAAATGCTTTCGCCGATGGATCTGATCATCAAAATTCGTGATCATCTAACGGAAAAGGGTGCAGCGATCACTTCACGTACACCGTGGGTTCCGGCTGTCGCATTCAATAATACGACCGGTAACCAGCTCGCGATCGCAGCACAAGGGAAAGGAAGTCAAGAAACAGCTGCAACCGTAGAGGAAGGCAGCCGTGGATTTGATTATACGATCGACTTGATTGGCGATGTCATTACTGAAGAAGAAATCTGGGCTTGTACAACTTGTCGTAACTGTGAAGACCAGTGCCCTGTCATGAATGAACACGTCGACAAAATCATCGACATGAGACGTTACCTCGTATTGACAGAAGGAAAGATGGATGCGGATGGACAGCGTGCAATCCAAAACATCGAACGTCAAGGAAATCCTTGGGGACTCAGTCGTAAGGAACGTGAAGATTGGCGCGACGGACATGAAGATGTCCATATCCCGACAGTAAAAGAAGTTGAAAAATCAGGAGGAGAGTTCGAGTACCTCTTCTGGGTCAGCTCAATGGGCTCTTATGACAACCGCAGTCAAAAAATCGCGCTGTCACTCGCTCGCATGATGAACTCGGCTGGCATCAAGTTCGCGATCCTCGGAAACAAAGAGAAGAACTCTGGTGACACACCACGTCGAATCGGAAACGAGTTCTTGTTCCAGGAAATCGCGACGAAAAACATCGAATTGTTCAAAAAGCATGATGTGAAGAAGATCATCACGATTGACCCGCATGCCTATAACACTTTTAAAAATGAATACCCTGACTTCGGTCTTGAAGGCGTTGAAGTCTATCACCATACAGAGCTATTGGCAGAATGGATTCGAGAAGGCCGCTTGAAGCCAACGCATGAAGTCGAGGAGACGATCACCTATCACGATTCTTGCTACCTCGGACGTTACAACGAGGTTTATGAACCACCTCGTGACATTTTGAAAGCGATTCCGGGTGTCAAGGTCGTCGAGATGAACCGTAGCCGACAAAACGGAATGTGCTGTGGAGCTGGTGGCGGTATGATGTGGATGGAAGAGGATGCTGGACACCGAGTCAATGTGGCACGTACAGAGCAGGCGCTTGAAGTAAATCCGACTATGATCGGAAGCGGATGTCCTTACTGCTTGACGATGTTGAGCGACGGAACGAAAGCGAAGGAAGTCGAAGATAACGTCCAGACGCTAGACGTCGTGGAAATTTTAGAGAAATCCGTACTGGGTGATGAAAAACAGCGTATCGCGCAATGA